In Bermanella sp. WJH001, the genomic stretch TTTGTGTTGCAAAATCATTCGCAGCGGTGAAATAAAAGTAGGCGACAGCGTGGAATTAATTACCCCACAACAAGCGCTGTTCTAGTATCTTGATCACCGATTTTTGAAAAGGATAAATCTGAAACATGAGCGCCCTACCCGAACACCTTATCAACTGCCCGTACTGCAATGAAACGAATGAAATCTTAATTGAGTTTAACGAAGACAGTGAAACACAAGATTATAT encodes the following:
- a CDS encoding CPXCG motif-containing cysteine-rich protein — its product is MSALPEHLINCPYCNETNEILIEFNEDSETQDYIEDCQVCCQPIHIIVETDSRGEIQVLAKTDDEV